Proteins from one Setaria italica strain Yugu1 chromosome V, Setaria_italica_v2.0, whole genome shotgun sequence genomic window:
- the LOC101760034 gene encoding uncharacterized protein LOC101760034 isoform X1 translates to MPQLLSGPILLLSLVKVQFISCPVDYFQQTIALALGRGHSSRHSQPSVFSVQACFHRFLRSGSGVGTSLRHTFQPVSAVGSGRDSSITEADRKSDLSLENVKTSVASRDGDKINVRVQLPGKATQKVFDEALTILSRDAPPVPGFRKSKGGKTSNIPSSILLQMLGKSRVTKFVLQEILSITIEEFVKKENIKVNPEIKTTQTESEMESAFTPGSAFGFNVILQLEKSDSDEDSEEQSDSSE, encoded by the exons ATGCCGCAGCTACTTTCAGGTCCCATTCTCCTACTCTCCCTCGTGAAGGTTCAGTTCATCAGTTGCCCTGTAGATTACTTCCAACAAACAATTGCACTAGCCCTTGGCCGCGGGCACTCATCTCGGCATTCTCAACCCTCAG TCTTCAGTGTTCAGGCTTGCTTTCACAGGTTCCTTCGTTCCGGTTCCGGTGTAGGAACAAGTTTGAGGCACACATTCCAGCCGGTGTCTGCAGTTGGATCAG GTCGGGACTCGTCGATCACTGAAGCCGACAGGAAGAGCGACCTGTCGCTGGAGAACGTCAAGACGTCTGTTGCGTCCCGTGACGGTGATAAGATCAAT GTACGAGTGCAGTTGCCTGGGAAGGCAACACAAAAGGTGTTTGATGAAGCCCTGACGATCTTGTCTCGTGATGCACCGCCGGTTCCTGGTTTCAGAAAGTCCAAGGGAG GGAAAACGTCAAAT ATACCCAGCAGCATCCTCCTGCAGATGCTTGGCAAAAGTCGGGTCACCAAGTTCGTCCTTCAGGAGATACTGAGCATCACCATCGAAGAATTTGTCAAGAAG GAAAACATCAAGGTGAACCCAGAGATCAAGACGACCCAGACCGAAAGCGAGATGGAGTCGGCGTTCACTCCTGGTTCGGCGTTCGGGTTCAATGTTATCCTGCAGCTTGAGAAATCTGATTCTGATGAGGATTCAGAGGAGCAATCTGACTCCTCAGAGTAG
- the LOC101760034 gene encoding uncharacterized protein LOC101760034 isoform X2, producing MASAATLPKFQSRPRCRSYFQVIDQVRAHIRICGASKCRIPAQGFLRSGSGVGTSLRHTFQPVSAVGSGRDSSITEADRKSDLSLENVKTSVASRDGDKINVRVQLPGKATQKVFDEALTILSRDAPPVPGFRKSKGGKTSNIPSSILLQMLGKSRVTKFVLQEILSITIEEFVKKENIKVNPEIKTTQTESEMESAFTPGSAFGFNVILQLEKSDSDEDSEEQSDSSE from the exons ATGGCCTCGGCCGCAACCCTCCCCAAGTTTCAGTCAAGGCCAAGATGCCGCAGCTACTTTCAG GTAATTGATCAAGTTCGTGCGCACATCAGAATATGCGGCGCCTCCAAGTGCCGGATACCTGCGCAGGG GTTCCTTCGTTCCGGTTCCGGTGTAGGAACAAGTTTGAGGCACACATTCCAGCCGGTGTCTGCAGTTGGATCAG GTCGGGACTCGTCGATCACTGAAGCCGACAGGAAGAGCGACCTGTCGCTGGAGAACGTCAAGACGTCTGTTGCGTCCCGTGACGGTGATAAGATCAAT GTACGAGTGCAGTTGCCTGGGAAGGCAACACAAAAGGTGTTTGATGAAGCCCTGACGATCTTGTCTCGTGATGCACCGCCGGTTCCTGGTTTCAGAAAGTCCAAGGGAG GGAAAACGTCAAAT ATACCCAGCAGCATCCTCCTGCAGATGCTTGGCAAAAGTCGGGTCACCAAGTTCGTCCTTCAGGAGATACTGAGCATCACCATCGAAGAATTTGTCAAGAAG GAAAACATCAAGGTGAACCCAGAGATCAAGACGACCCAGACCGAAAGCGAGATGGAGTCGGCGTTCACTCCTGGTTCGGCGTTCGGGTTCAATGTTATCCTGCAGCTTGAGAAATCTGATTCTGATGAGGATTCAGAGGAGCAATCTGACTCCTCAGAGTAG